A window from Oncorhynchus mykiss isolate Arlee chromosome 9, USDA_OmykA_1.1, whole genome shotgun sequence encodes these proteins:
- the LOC110532557 gene encoding inactive dipeptidyl peptidase 10-like: MIATTQQNMGTDLDMHASAGPPRNWKGIAIAMMVIVGVLSLVSLSVIMLTPDESHLFLRSRLTMEDLESEKYTVHDPCVTWLDENEVALRTREGHVLSYSLHSNITATLLDNSSLDLTYTKFHVSADKRFVLLAYNIQPVSDSGYDQIKCSAEPSLLQCQSSSIIIPTVKAILQRHQRLFDCNKGFTLTFIEHISFTQQCHKLIPDHQRKSIESNLFPFATNDRSISQLHCDCSTMMPCILIRPLE; this comes from the exons ATGATTGCCACTACTCAACAGAACATGGGCACGGACCTG GACATGCATGCTTCAGCCGGTCCACCTCGGAACTGGAAGGGCATTGCAATCGCCATGATGGTGATCGTTGGTGTTCTATCACTGGTCAGCCTTTCAGTCATCATGCTCACACCTG ATGAGTCTCACCTGTTTCTGCGATCCCGTCTCACCATGGAGGATCTGGAAAGTGAGAAGTATACAGTTCACGACCCCTGTGTGACCTGGTTGGATG AGAATGAGGTTGCGCTCAGAACCAGAGAGGGTCATGTCCTGTCCTACAGCCTCCACTCCAACATCACAGCTACCCTGCTGGACAACAGCTCTTTA GATTTGACTTACACAAAGTTCCATGTGTCTGCAGACAAGAGGTTTGTCCTGTTGGCATACAACATTCAACCGGTGAGTGACTCTGGTTATGACCAAATAAAATGCTCAGCAGAACCATCTCTTTTACAGTGCCAATCTTCATCAATAATCATACCCACTGTCAAAGCAATTCTCCAAAGACACCAAAGATTATTTGATTGCAACAAGGGTTTCACACTCACTTTCATTGAACACATTAGTTTTACACAGCAATGCCACAAACTGATTCCAGACCATCAGAGAAAATCAATTGAGTCAAATCTGTTTCCGTTTGCGACTAATGACAGGTCTATTTCCCAACTGCATTGTGACTGTAGTACAATGATGCCATGCATTCTAATCCGGCCTTTAGAGTAA